A genomic stretch from Theobroma cacao cultivar B97-61/B2 chromosome 4, Criollo_cocoa_genome_V2, whole genome shotgun sequence includes:
- the LOC18600830 gene encoding uncharacterized protein LOC18600830 — MGFSKKPQVDGALDSEGKKWVIAGIAIRTSLKPINTKPRGKEIEEDEEEACSTTPTSKEARIPDKLPCPPAPRKRRPPSRCHYTGVREFFTPPDLETVFKLHVEKAN, encoded by the coding sequence ATGGGGTTCTCCAAAAAGCCACAAGTAGATGGAGCATTAGACTCTGAAGGGAAGAAATGGGTAATAGCCGGTATTGCTATAAGGACTTCATTGAAGCCAATAAACACAAAACcaagaggaaaagaaatcgaagaagatgaagaagaagcaTGTTCAACCACTCCAACTTCAAAAGAAGCAAGAATACCAGACAAACTACCTTGCCCTCCTGCTCCAAGAAAGCGAAGGCCTCCTTCAAGATGCCATTACACTGGAGTTAGGGAGTTCTTTACTCCTCCTGATTTGGAAACAGTATTTAAGCTTCATGTTGAGAAAGCAAATTGA